One window of Phalacrocorax carbo chromosome 1, bPhaCar2.1, whole genome shotgun sequence genomic DNA carries:
- the FAM3B gene encoding LOW QUALITY PROTEIN: protein FAM3B (The sequence of the model RefSeq protein was modified relative to this genomic sequence to represent the inferred CDS: substituted 1 base at 1 genomic stop codon), with the protein LYVSVVFFLSSFFFFPLADLVKLAGILLTSLAAWYMGYLLMVLVPKETVTTSIANLQDIGKKPVLRAPDPKRQKCDHRCPXSPGNYAYWILSGDGKGKLAKICFEDELLISKEKGYAGRGINNAIVNYKTGKVISAKFFYMWQGDHLGEIVTFITNAPEGSLLLMVTHDDGSTW; encoded by the exons ctttatgtttctgtggttttctttctttcttcttttttttttttccccttggcaGATCTTGTGAAATTAGCAGGGATCCTGTTGACATCATTGGCCGCTTGGTACATGGGGTACTTACTCATGGTACTTGTACCCAAAGAGACAGTAACAACATCTATTGCTAATCTTCAAGACATTGGAAAGAAACCAGTGTTGAG AGCCCCAGACCCAAAAAGGCAGAAGTGTGATCACAGGTGTCCCTGATCACCTGGGAACTATGCCTATTGGATTCTTAGTGGTGATGGCAAAGGAAAGCTGGCTAAAATTTGTTTTGAGGATGAGCT GCTTATAAGCAAGGAGAAGGGTTATGCTGGAAGAGGTATAAACAATGCCATTGTGAACT ataaaacaggaaaagttatatcagcaaaatttttttacatGTGGCAAGGAG ACCACTTGGGAGAGATAGTGACTTTCATTACAAATGCACCAGAAGGGTCCCTCCTTTTGATGGTGACTCATGATGATGGAAGCACCTGGTAA